One Thermus sp. CCB_US3_UF1 DNA window includes the following coding sequences:
- the tsaD gene encoding tRNA (adenosine(37)-N6)-threonylcarbamoyltransferase complex transferase subunit TsaD — MWVLGIDTSCDDTGVGLVEDGRVAVNLVASQVALHQAFGGVVPELASREHLKVIRPLAERALAEAGIGPQDLSLVAATRGPGLIGALLVGYAFAKGLAWALGRPFYAIHHLEAHIAAAWPEGLEPPFLALVASGGHTHLFEVQALGRYRLLGATRDDAAGEAFDKVARLLGLGFPGGPEIERLAREAGEAIPFPVPLKGQEGYDFSFSGLKTRALQLVEKGLPAPALARGFQEAAILHLAEVVLRAAEDTGHRVLLVAGGVAANQALQERFRQAGLQVHFPPRGLSQDNGAMVALAAWRRYRAGLPPSPLGLGATAYWPLEEA; from the coding sequence GTGTGGGTGCTGGGCATAGACACCTCCTGCGACGACACCGGGGTGGGCCTGGTGGAGGATGGCCGGGTGGCGGTGAACCTGGTGGCGAGCCAGGTGGCCCTTCACCAGGCCTTTGGCGGCGTGGTGCCGGAGCTGGCCAGCCGGGAGCACCTGAAGGTGATCCGTCCCCTGGCCGAAAGGGCCCTGGCCGAGGCGGGCATCGGCCCCCAAGACCTTTCCCTGGTGGCGGCCACCCGGGGGCCTGGCCTCATCGGGGCCCTACTTGTGGGCTACGCCTTCGCCAAGGGCCTGGCCTGGGCCCTGGGGCGGCCCTTTTACGCCATCCACCACCTGGAGGCCCACATCGCTGCCGCTTGGCCCGAAGGCCTCGAGCCCCCCTTCCTGGCCCTGGTGGCCTCCGGGGGGCATACCCACCTCTTTGAGGTCCAGGCTCTGGGGCGGTACCGCCTCCTGGGGGCCACCCGGGACGATGCCGCCGGGGAGGCCTTTGACAAGGTGGCCCGCCTCCTGGGCCTCGGTTTCCCCGGGGGGCCGGAGATCGAGCGCCTGGCGCGGGAGGCCGGGGAGGCCATCCCCTTCCCCGTCCCCCTCAAGGGGCAGGAGGGGTACGATTTCAGCTTTTCCGGCCTCAAGACCAGGGCCTTACAGCTGGTGGAGAAGGGCCTACCTGCCCCCGCCCTGGCCCGGGGCTTCCAGGAGGCGGCCATCCTCCACCTGGCCGAGGTGGTCCTGCGGGCGGCCGAGGACACCGGCCACCGCGTCCTCCTGGTGGCCGGGGGGGTGGCCGCCAACCAAGCCCTTCAGGAACGCTTCCGCCAGGCAGGCCTCCAGGTCCACTTCCCCCCCAGGGGCCTCTCCCAGGACAACGGAGCCATGGTGGCCCTGGCCGCCTGGCGCCGTTACCGGGCGGGCCTTCCCCCAAGCCCCCTGGGCCTGGGGGCCACCGCCTACTGGCCCCTGGAGGAAGCCTAA